From Quercus robur chromosome 8, dhQueRobu3.1, whole genome shotgun sequence:
CATCATGAGGTGCTAATTAGTTTGAGTTATAAGGCTCTTGACAGTTTgctaatataaatcaataaaataacgTGATCGATCTTTGGTTTAAACCAACTGGTTCATCCAATCAAAAAGTGGAATAAGGAatggataaaaagaaaaaaaaatggatttttttttttatcctttttgtgaaaaaatttattggttttcataTGGATCCTATTTACATGTTACTTGGTCATGTCAAAAATATTggatttcaatattttattttaataaaataaaataaaaatgccaCAGTGATCACTTTCTGTGGGTGAAAGGGTGATCTAagacccttttttttcatttgaaggACCAAATTCTTGAATTTCTGGGCGACTGGGCTTTAGGAAGGCCTGCTGTGTTTCTTACAATCCACAGCTCTCACAAGCATTCATAGCCTGGAtatggactttttgtcctgggAAATTCAAGCTTATATCAATTAGGCCCAAATGTCTTCTTGAATGTTTTAGAAACACAGCGAAAAGCAGAAAATCAAAGACcatttacaaaatttgacattatacaattattattattattattttggataaatCACAGTATACTACAATTCGCCATCAAGGACAAATGTTATATGAAACCTAACAAGTCGGTAGATTAAAGACAAGAATCACACAACCACATCATGACTAGATAAGTCTCCACCCATTTGGGATTAATGGTCCACGTAGCACAGCCAGCATCACAGCTGATTTGGCTAATAGAGGCAAGGAATGATACAATAAAACAAAAcggtaaataataataattttggggggaaaagaaagtaaagaagaTTATTTTGGCTTGATATAAAAGTCTACGCTTATGAGCTTATTCACAAGAACATTATTGTGTTTGAATTTTGGTTGTTTAGTAGTCGATTCTAACCTTGATTTGAGCTTGGCTCATTTactaaataaaccaaaaaaaaaaaaaaaaaaggtttttatcATAAACTAAATCCACTACAAGCACTATGTAAAATTGCCTTAGTGCATTCTTCAGTTTTCTCAACTGGGATCCAATTAGCTTGAGCCTAACCAAACATTAcgttaagaaaatgaaaaaatccCTCTTTACTTTAAGAGAATAAGAATAGAAGTGTACATAATAGGGTACAAAAAGGTCAACACAATTATTGTTAGGCATAGGTGCTCATAAACATATCTAGTTCCCAGCGGGCTTTCAAACAACAACcagttttagtttcaaaatttaaatatggtTATAGACAGTTACTATAAAAATTAGGTCAAAATTAATTCGGGAAAATGGGCACTTGTCCCTAATTTATATACTATGTAGCAAAatgtccctattttgaaactcattttaacaaaattgagttaCAGGTGGGAGATAATGTCGAGTTCTATGCATACtcccccctctcacatgaattgtgggtcccatcataaatttaattagtgagacccacagttatgtgagaggaaggaatacacatttatgatactccgagagtacctaataattaccCTTACATTAGCCCTTCAAAGCCAATCCATACCGTGTGTTGACTTTGGAGGGCCCCAACGATTTCTATAgtatttgcttttatttatttatttaaattattttatggtcctttattttggtcatgtttttaatttggtcctcaattttttataacttcattttttttcttatatttttaaacttacTGATATTTTGATCCTGACATCATctcacttacaaaaaaaaaaaaaaaaaaaaaaaaaaaaaaaaaaaaatttatttcaaactagtaGTGCATTCCATTTATTACTTTGgcattttttgtaaataagtcCATTTACTACTTAGACATTCTTTGTAAATGAGATGATAATAGGGACCAAAAGGACAACAAGTTTAAAAATGTAGAGatcaaaataaagttataaaaacttaaagaccaaattataaatatgaccaaaatatagaaagaaaaaagtatcGTTGAcaaacttttggtttttttttttttttttttttgcctcaacattttttgaaaataatccatcttttagctttttgtaacaaatttaacataaaaattaccaaataccATATCTTTCGATAAAcactataaataaaataaaaggtgatACATCCCTAACACACTCTAAATATAATGGATTtatgcaaaatttaaaaaaaaaaatggaaaacataTATATGTGAAgcacaaaatttatgtggattGACCTTGGATCTACGTTCACAAGTGGTGTCGAGGAAAAagtttaactaaaaaattagaTCCACGATTTGGTTTTTCTAAGTGTCATGAGGGTTGTCATTCTActcttttgtctttctatgtcatttttttgttgcattatTTCTATAGCACtagcttctttcttttctatcaAAGTAATTTTATAGTGTCTTcaaatcttcttttctttaagTCATCTTTTTCAAAGTCTTTCTTATTGTCTTTATATGTTATAGCTATAGGTCTTTAGGTTGCTTTTAGTTTTCTATCATCTTTTCTACTATTATTTATATGCCAGTTTTCTATTGCACTATTCCTTTCGTCATGCCAATTGTCTGTCATGGTTTTTACTGAAGGTGATCATACACATGAGGAATTTGAATATAATGATCATAACATACATGATAGAACTAAGGCTGAGGAATTTTTAGACCACCTCTGTGTTTTGCTTGGGCTTGcaattttttcctaattttcaAGCCCGAGTATCACTCTAATATATATAGAGTACTGTATTAATTAGGTTTATATAGAGTTACTACAcaaaaaaatatgttcattTAAATTTAGATTCTAAGTAAAACTCACCATCAGTTTGGATAGAACAACCCAACACCAATCAAAtcttgaataaatttttttaaacagaatctaagtaTTTGTAGCTTATTGTCGAATTTgagggacaaaatgggcttctgcccttttcgggcaaattaattagtcttttgtccttcttcccaaactaaatagggaaatacccctcttttgaaaatcgagtttttcaaaatcgatttaagccctataatgacgttttcaAGGACTTATAGTGACCTTTataaagacctatagtggcgtttttgtaacttgatatccatgaaatcgagttataggcaatttataggttcttaaaatgtcactataggtccttaaaaacgtcactataaggcttcagaattttttttttaactcgattttgagaaactcgattttcagaaGAAAGGCATTTccttatttagtttgggaagaagggcaaaaggctaattaatttacccaaaaagggcagaagcccattttgtcccgaATTTGAGTTCTGATTGGTGTACCAATAGCTTAGGTTACAGTCAAATCTTAGCCTCTCTGTTGGGCTGGAATGCAAATGTTCACTAGAATTGTGGTTAGGCATCAATTATTATAGTCAATCCAATTTATGCCGTAAACAAGTGAAATTGTGGGTTCAAGATGCACCAAATATCTTTGTAacttatcaattaaaaattttctggAGTTACTTTCAATAGCACGGCCTAATAGGTTAACTCtactttattcttttaaaaaaaaatacagaagttTCCATTGGAAACAGAAAAATATAGTCACCATAAAATTGAGACATTATAGGACTTTAGCCCAAGACATAGGGCTTATCTCTCATGCCCAAAGAACACCGACATTAATAATTAGCAGTTTTAACAATATAGCAAGCAGCCATGACCAATGACACATCAATGATCACTAAATATCATAGAGAACTCACTAGAAAGTTAAGATGACTCAACTCttccactattttttatttatttatttatttattttttgccttTGGAGTGAGTACAACCAATAGGACAAAATTGCCTTATActcttttcacccaaattatatagccttgTGCCCcctttccaaactaattaggaaaatgcccttcttttgaaactcgattttctcaaaatctagttaagccctatagtgacgtttttaaggacctatagtgacattttgtAACTCGAACTCCATGAAAacaaaatgtcactataggtccttaaaacgtcattataggtccttaaaaacgtcactatagggcttcataaattttgtttttttttttttaaactcgattttgagaaaatcgagttacaaaaaaAGGGCATTTtcttaattagtttgggaagggggacataaggctatataatttgggtgaaaagggTATAAAGCCATTTTgtcccaatatatatatatatatatatatatatatatatatatgggactTCAAGAGGCCCTGCACCTCACTTCTTTACGAATTTCAACATGTCGCCCATAAGATGTAAAGAACCAGTTACAAGGACCTGATgaatcaatttaaataatattagaaGACAGCCAAATGAATGGAGCGAGATCGTTCTTTACAAAGATGCTATATGACCATAAAGAACAAAATGCAAAGACAAGCAGGGAACTCGTACGTAGATGAAACAGAACAGCATTACAACAGTCATGCTTTTACTCATTGAAAGGTGGGCTTGCAAGTTTTAGCAATTTACTCAATGCAGGTGTTGCAAATTGATGCAAGTTGATCGCATGATTAAATTAATCAGGCCGTAGGTCgagtaaataattaaatttgtcTAATCATGGTTTTCAACTGGGCCTTGAATACACTGCCCATTCAAGTAACTTTCTAAATTTCACAAGCACTCAAAACAATTCTGTCAAACTCCTCGGTATCAGGTTgcaggaaatatatatatttccaaatttgcAAGTATAATTCGAAAAGTTGTCTGGTGTACAACTACATTCATTGTCACATCAGTTTGTgagattttttaaaagtaaaaacatgtaaaaagtactacaaattttactacataataCTTAAAAACTAGTGCGGCAATAGATGTGATTAGTGAGTTATAATCACCTCATAAATGATTGTTGAGCTGTCTCTTTGTTATTAGTGACACATTAGTTAATAAGCTTAATGTAGAAAAACTTTTAGTACCGGTCACACTACTCTTTGTAGTAAAACTTGTagtattttagcattttccttactTTTGATGACACATTAGTGTGTAGAAATCTATATAGTAAAAATTGTAATACACTTAATATaactcttaaaaaattttaggaagttttaaaacttaagtCAAACTTGACTTGAGTTAAAATTTCATAACACAAAGATTATttgtatttctttcaaaaaagtATATGGACATAGGGTaaatatatctatatttttGTTACTAATTTCTCAAAGATGAATGTAATATACTCGTACTATACACATACTGTTCTTTTTCCGTTTCTGTATTTTTATGCCGAGCTTTTGACACGTACTTTTTAAAAGATGCCGAATTGCACCCATTCGTATACCTATTGTATTAAACACGTACCGTATTTTATTAACTAGAGGGtagacaaatataaaaattttaaattattgtcattctgattttttatttaaactttttcCTCGACCCCACTTGTGAACATAGTTCTAAGGTCaatccacataaattttgtgcTTCACATGtatttgttttccatttttaatttttttttttttttttgcataaatccATTATATTTAGAGTGTGTTAGGGACGTatcacctttttatttattttttattttttttatagtgtttatcaaaagatatggtatttggtaatttttatgttaaatttgttacaaaaagctaaaagatggattattttcaaaaaaaaaaaaaaaaaaaaaaaaaccaaaagtttgTGTAGAAAATTTGAAGACACTAAAAATTACTTAGAAAAGGATGACTTAAAGAAAGATGATTTGAAGACACTAAAAATTACTttaacagaaaagaaagaaactagtGCTATAGAAataatgcaacaaaaaaatgacatagaaagacaaaaaattagAATGACAACCCTCATGACacttagaaaaatcaaatcgtggatctaattttttagttaaattttttccTCGACACCACTTGTGAACGTAGATCTAAGGTCaatccacataaattttgtgcTTCACATGTatatgttttccttttttttttttttttttttagtgtttatcaaaagatatggtatttggtaatttttatgttaaatttgttacaaaaagctaaaagatggatcattttcaaaaaatgttgaggaaaaaaaacaaaaaaccaaaagtttGATGACAATACTTTTTGCTTTctatattttggtcatatttataatttggtctttaagtttttataactttattttgatctctatattttttaaactttttgtccTTTTGGTCCCAATTATCATCTCATTTACGAAGAATGTCTTAGTAGTAAATGGACTTATTTACAGAAAATGCCTAAGTAATAAATGGAATGCACTACTGGTtcgaaattacttttttttttgtaagtgagATGATGTTGGGATCAAAATATCAgtaagtttaaaaatataagaacGAAAATGAAGTTATAAAAGATTGAGgaccaaattaaaaacatgaccaaaatagaggaccataaaataaataaataaaagcaaatacTATAGAAACCGGTGGGGCCCTCCGAAGTCAACACACGGTTTGGATTGTGAGGAGGGAAGCTCCACTTTACTTTACTTTACTTTCGATGAAACTTCCCTCCTGAAATGAAAATTTACCATAAAAATGCCCTCATTGTCATTCAGTTGAGCCTCCATCCCTCGCTAGCAGTAGCAGAGTAGTAGTATTAGATTTAGAGCAGAAACAAAAGAGAGCAAGGAAGGACGTTCCACATTCAAGCTATTAATATTATGCGCTGGAGTTGGTTCATGCCATTTCatcatttctttattaaaagaagagaggaaacaGAGGAAACAGAGAGAGCGTTTTATGAGAATGGAAGCAAGTTACTTGAGAAGCTGATTGCCTCTTGCAATGCCAAGCCTATTCCCATCCGTAGCTTCTCCGCTCAACAGCTCCGCCAAGCGACCAACAACTTTTCTTCTGAAAAGCTGGTATTGGGGTTCTCTATTTGGTACAAGGTTTCTCTTGAAGGACGAATTTTTCTCATTAAGGCTTCTTTTGTTCGCAATACCAAGCTTATTCCCATCCGTACCTTCTCCCCTCAACAACTCCGCCAAGCAACCAACAATTATCCTGCTCAACATCTGGAAATTTATTGGTACAAAGGTTCTCTTGAAGGACGAATTCTTCTCATTAAGCGTTTAGATAATTTGGCCTATATAGCCATCAATGATTTAGTGATTTCTGCACAAATGAGTGGTCACAGCAATGTATTAAAGCCTATAGGTTGTTGTCTCCACACTCGAATCCCCATTTTGGTGTTTGAATTTGCCGCCAATGGTTTCCTTTCTGATCGAATTTATGTCTCCCGTGTTACTGAACTACAACACGAGCCGATGGAGTGGGAGAGAAGGTTAAAGATTGCAAGGCAGATTGCTCATGCTCTTTCTTATCTCCATACTGCCTTCCCTAGACCTGTCATCTACATGGCTATGGATCTGCACAGTATCTTATTAGATGAACATGATGTTCCCAAATTGTCCCACTTTCATTTTTCTGTGTCAATTCCCGAAGGTGAAGCTGGCGTGGACACTCCTTTTCTTTCAGCGTTCAAATCCCCCGAGTTTAAAACAGCAGGCAAGGTAACTGAGAAAGCCGATGTATATGATTTTGGTCGGTTTCTTCTAGAACTTTTAACTGGAGAGGATTCTTTTAAAGATTCTACTTTCATAGCATACATACATAACTGTGCTCAAGGTAGTTGCATAAACGAGATTGTGGATCCTGCAATCTTGGCTGAAGGAGGTGCTAGTTTACAGTACCAATTACAGGCTGTGGCAGACCTTGCCTTGACATGTACAGAAGAAGATCCACAAAGAAGGCCAACTATGGTTGATGTCACCAAACAACTCAGGCGGATTGAAAGGTTCGTTCCATCACTAATTATTTACTCACTTGATTTCATCCAATCATATGTTTAAAAAAGCTAATTTGATGGAGAGCCATTTAATGACATTATTAAATCCCCATTGCTACTAAGAAGCAGGCCTAATAAACTGGTATGCATCttaaataatgaaggagaattCTCTATGAGATCAGCCTAATGGTATTTCACAATAACACAGGTTCACAAAAATGGGTGAAGAGCTAGGGGGAAATTTGCAGAATTTAAAGCTTCTTGAGAGTTTTGAAGAGCATGCTTCTGCATCATTTAAAAGGAATGCTTCCAGTGATGAAATCCAAGCAGTGAACGAAGCCTCTGAAAGGCCTCTTGAAGTTTAATTGTGATGCAACTGAATGATGACAGAGCTTGTATGGCAGTTTTAACCTGTGATTGGGAAGTTATCATTATGGCAAACCCTTAAGGTATGTATTAATGCTATAAGAACTGGAGGATAGGTTGTTATTGGCAAAGGAGTTTGATAATTGTTCTTTTGTTTGAATAGAAGGAACGCAAACTAAGTAATTCATGGTCTTAATAAATGACTATGTATGGTGGTTTGTTTAGGGAAAAAGGACATTTGTATTGTTTAGTTGGtttgtaaattttctttttccagaaTATATGTGATTTCTCAATTTAGTTTggcaaacctttttctttttgcaaaatagtcttaaattttaatcattCATGTGAATTTGGGTCGAAAATTCGTTAAATAACTTATTGCTCCACAATTGATCTTCTAATTGGTATAATTGCAGCTAACACCTTCCCTTTGAATGAGATAAATATTGTTGTCCTAAAAAGTATGAAATGAAAATGTCATTATCCTAACAGAGATGTGCTTAATCCTTCTCTACTTTTACTGCTCCAGTTCATTGTTATCCTCTTAAATTCAAAAGGCACCTTCTGATGGAACTCTGCTGGAGAAATATAGTTGCATAGGGCTGTTTGAACTTAGTACCGTAGTGGAGAGAAACATCAAAGACAAAACTCTAGGTCACACACCCACACTAACTCATTTGATGTGCAAAAACTCTAATCCAATTGCCTTAGGTATCAATCTATGCTAAGACAGATATTTGGCATTGTAAAACATATCCAGATGCCTTGTCCCACCATCACAAAGGATAGTCACAATAGCACCAATACAGTTTGTGAAAAAAGCAAGtgttgttggtgcaaacacTAGGCCTCTTGATGATGGAGGATTGATAAtaggttttatttgatttgaatttgatttggtTTGAACTCTGATTTTATTTCTGAATTATGTGTAATTGACTGTtttgtttctttccttcttgaTTCTTGCTTTGGAGGTCCTACTTCAAAAggctccaaaaaaataaaaggcaaatcATTTTGGCATGGTGAATTTGATAGTAGATaatattgaattgaaatttttctCTAACTTGGTGGTGATTTCAAGCAGCCTTAAGTGGTGAAGCCCTAGGTttgttatggtttttctttataaatCCCTAGACAAGTTTACAAATCTTGTACTGCATCAAATATGGTAGCAGAGCAAAAAATTTGATCCACATACTGAAATTCACAACCCAAAATGACCACAACTTTATGCAGCTTTTGAAACCAAACTCATCGAAGCATTCAAACACTACCACCCTCCTTAGTCAATCATACTAATCCACATTAGGATCTCAACTAAAACACCATTGCCAAGTCCAAATCAAGTTGTATTGTTCCTTGCCTTGTCATGTACTGAGGAAGATATAGAGAAAATGCTAACAATGATAGATGTTACCAAAGATTTGGGTAGATTGAGAGACTTGTTCCATGGTTGATTATTTCTAATTTGGTTCATCAAAGTACCTTTCCAACTAGAATAGCCTCTTATTTAAgcattgaaaattcaaattttactaTGAAATCAAAGTTTccaaaaacataatttcaatgTAAAATGTGTTTATATTGAAGTTGAGTTTTCAATTTAGTTTGGCAAGCCTTGTTCTCTTTACAAATAgtcttaaattttaatcattCATGTGAATTTGGGtcaaaaattcattaaacaacTTATTCAAATTGATCATCTAACTAAAATAATTGTAGTCAACACCTTCCCTTTGAATGAGATAAATATTGTTGTCCTGAAAAATATGAAACCAAAATGTCCTAACAGACGGAGATGTGCTTAGTCCTTCTCTAGTGCTTCTGCTCTTGTTCATTGCTATCCTCTTAAATTTAGAAGGCACCTTCTAAGGGAACTTTGCTGGAGAAATATAGCTGCATAGGGCTGCTTGAACATTGGATAGAAGTGGAGAGAAACAGCCAAGTCAAGACTCTAGATCACACTAACTCATTTGATGCCCAAAAACTCTAATCCAACCTTGGGTATCAATCTATGCTAGCTGAGACAGATATTTGGCATTGCAATACATACACAGATATCTCATCCCACTATCACAGAGGATAGTCACAAACAATTTcatgaacacacacacacacaaagagtTTAGTTGTTGTGGACACTAGGCCACTGGATGATGGAGAATCAAGGGTGGACATTAAGAGCCACGATAacgagttttatttttaaattattatgtgTGAGGTTATAAcaatattctcaatttttgaaaaattcaactTGCTTTCGCCTGTTGCTTATGAACAACGGAAATTTTGGTTGGTATGTTCATTTAGCCATGCAAAAGCATTGTGTCCTTTGTCTTGTCCATTAAAGATGATTTGCATTTGATGAATAATAGGAGAGTGGGACCAGTTAATAATAAACATATTCACATTATCGCATATCCAAATGTTTCAGGCATGCCAACAGGTTGATTTCAAGTCTTCCTAGTTCACAATGACTCAAAATTTAAGAGATTAAAAGGAAGAGATTAGAGATTAGAAGGCAAAGCCAAGGAAGATAAGTCGTGTACATTGTTAATATTCTTCTACATTGATGCTCTAAGAGTCTTATTCACAGTAAAATGAACTAACCACCCAAATTTGTCTGTTAAACTTATTTCCTCATGACATTACCATAGACAATAATAACTGGTACATTGGCATTAATTCATTCAACTTctcttgaaaaaattatttcaatcaTCCTCGTACACAGCTctgaatgaaatatatattgtaCACCTCTTAAAGAAAATACATATTGATGTCCCAAATAGAATGAAACAGAAAATTGACAATATCCTAATTCCTAACATAGATGTGTCTTATCCTGCTCTAGTGTTGCTGCTCCAGTGTCTTTTTAACTACAAGAATGCAGATGGATAAACACCAATATGAATTAG
This genomic window contains:
- the LOC126694359 gene encoding serine/threonine-protein kinase ZRK3-like, with product MRWSWFMPFHHFFIKRREETEETERAFYENGSKLLEKLIASCNAKPIPIRSFSAQQLRQATNNFSSEKLVLGFSIWYKVSLEGRIFLIKASFVRNTKLIPIRTFSPQQLRQATNNYPAQHLEIYWYKGSLEGRILLIKRLDNLAYIAINDLVISAQMSGHSNVLKPIGCCLHTRIPILVFEFAANGFLSDRIYVSRVTELQHEPMEWERRLKIARQIAHALSYLHTAFPRPVIYMAMDLHSILLDEHDVPKLSHFHFSVSIPEGEAGVDTPFLSAFKSPEFKTAGKVTEKADVYDFGRFLLELLTGEDSFKDSTFIAYIHNCAQGSCINEIVDPAILAEGGASLQYQLQAVADLALTCTEEDPQRRPTMVDVTKQLRRIERFTKMGEELGGNLQNLKLLESFEEHASASFKRNASSDEIQAVNEASERPLEV